TATGCGTTTTTTCGTCACTTGACGTTTTGAAATAACTGAATATTTTTCCATATATTTGCGTGATATTTACGCACCATTCTGCACAGAATTCGCCCCGACACTGCCTGTCATAGCAGCAAAACTCCCTTACGATGCGCTCTCACTGTTCATATTCGCAACAACGTTCATTCAAACAAACCAGCGTACTCTCATGAAAAAAATCCTCTTTCTGCTCGTTACGCTCTTCATTGCGACGAGTCAACTTTACGCGGCTGCGTTCGATGCAAGCCAGCTTCCGAAAAACAAGCAAACCATTGCCGGAAAATATCTTTCGGCACAGGAAGCTTACGAGATGGTCGTCAAAAATCCCGGAAAGCTGCTTTTCGTCGATGTGCGCACTCCTGCTGAAATCGTGTATGTCGGCATCGCCGATCAGGTCAGTCTGAACATTCCTTACGAGCTTGACGATTTCTCGACCTGGGATGGCAAGAAGAACCTCTACCGTCTGAACCTCAATCCCGCATTCACGCAGAAGGTCGCCGAAGCGCTCGCCGCCAAAGCTCTGGGAAAATCTGATCCGGTCATCCTGATGTGCCGTTCTGGCGGACGAAGCGCCTCGGCTGCCGACCTTTTGACCAACGCCGGGTACAGCAACGTCTATTCGGTCTATGACGGCTTCGAAGGTGATATGAGCAAGGAAGGACGCCGGGCGGTAAACGGCTGGAAAAACGCCAACCTGCCCTGGGGCTACAAGCTCGACCCTCAGAGGGCATACCTGCCGAAGTAAGATTTTACGCCGCTCGCCGGAGGCGTCGCGCTGACGATGCCTCCGGAAAGGGCTGACTGGATATTACTCCGTCCACAATAAATCGCTATCATTCCTAAAAAATGAAATTGGCCTAAAGCCCTGATTTATTATGTTTTATCCATAAACCCCGGGCTGAAGTCCGGGGCAATTGTTTGACAATTTTAATGGCCGGATTAATAACTATCATCGACCGCCATCCAGCAAAAACCGCTTGCGCAACAGCTCCTCGACCTCCTCCGGCCTGACGACGATCTCTTCGACCCGCCCTTCCGAAAAATTCCTGAAGCGCTCGCCGCTCAGTACCAGCTTGCCCGACGGATGCTGCAAGACGACGATCAGCCCTTGCGTGAAAATCGTATCGGGATGGGTCGCGTTGAGCCAGTTTGCCGGTTCGAAGTCCACCATCTCCTGCGGGCAGAGGTTGAACTCGTAGAGCCTCTTCCACTCGCCATCGATAAACGACTGCAACTGGTAATCGCGCTCCGACGCCATCGTCAGGCGGAAGGTGTCGAAATCCTGCCGCAACTCCCTGTCGAGCCAGCGGAGATCGATCGGCTCGCGAATGCCGAAACTCCCGAAGCCGAGGTCGCAGAGCCACTCCGCGCCATCGACGGCGGCGATGATCGCCACGTGGGTTTTCGGACGCCGGACGGCGTAGGTCATCGGACGCGCCGCCACCAGCCGGTACGGAATGCCGAGCGCTTCGAGCGCCATCGCGAAGAGGCCGTTCACCTCGTAGCAGTAGCCGCCACGCCGTCGCTCGACGATCTTGGCGTACATCGCTTCGGGCGCGAGCGATGGCACCCGGCCCGCCTGCACGTCGAGATTCTCGAACGGCACCGAACAGAGCTGGCAGCGCATCATGCGCTTCAGCGTCTCGAAACCGGGCGACGGATCGCCCTCGAAGCCGATGCGAGCGAGATATGATGGAAGATCGAAATTGGCGGCTTTCATCACTTATCCGAATTTTTTTAACAAAATACTGAATCTGAGAAATCTGCTGTCGTGCTGCGTCACTCCCGGTCATCGCCAGGCCACGCCGGTTCCGGCTTGTGCCGCCAGACCCAGGCGATAAAGTCGGTCATGGGCGGATCGACGCCGAGTTCGCGCAGCCGGGCGGCGACCTGCCCGCGATGGTAGGCGCTGTGCTGCGGCACCTGCACGAGCGCTTCGGCAAGCGTGTGCGCGGCGACCTCGAAGCCGAGCTTTGCGGTCGCCGTTTTCGACCACGGCAGCTCGACGACGCGCTCCAGCTCCGCCGGTGTCAGCGCTTCGAGAAAGCGCATCGATTCCTGATGGACGCCACGCGCGAACGCGCAGAGAGCGCGAAGATCGAGATCATCGGCCACGCGCGGATCGAGCGGACGGGCGAGCCACACGTCGAGAAAAATCCGCTGCACCGCGTACAAGTGCCGCAATCTGGCGAGGATGCAGTCATCCGCCGCCGCCACCGGATTGCCGGTGATCGTCGTCAAAACCAGCGCATCAGCCCAGGCCATGTGCCGGAACTGATCGATGAGCAGAGACAGGGCGTCCATAACGAGTCGGCTTGTCTATGAAAAATTCAGCTACTCAAAGTATCGAATTCAAAACACTTTTTTCGATACACCTGATTCCGGCCCGCTCTGCCTTGCAGAACACGCAGTCCGGCGGCCAGGCCGCGCAGAGTTCGAGGTATTTCCCGCTCACCATCGAGGCGATGAAGCGATGGCGCGACTGCCGGGTGACGATCCTTTCAGCCTCCGCCGCCGTGACGATCTCCGCCTTTTCGACACCCGCCATCGCTTCGGCAAGCTCGTCAAGAAACACCGTCTGCGTTACCGGCGACTCCGGATGCAGCGCCCGGCAAACCCGCTCGCCAACCGCAGCCATCTCCGCCTGCCGGATCAGTTCGACCGCCTGTTCCGACGTGATCCAAACGGGCCTGAACGCCACAATCTTCTCCCGGATACGCTCGAGCGCAGGATCGCCAATCGGGTACGTCGCCCTGTTGTCGAGAACCATCTCGGCCTTTCTGATCCCCTCGACAATCTTGCCGGTGCGATAATCGTCTGTGGTGGACATAGCCGTAAAACCTTGCGTTTACTGGTTCATTTCAATTCAAACAAACCGGCCAGATACCCGAAGCTCGAAGTCGTCGCGACCTTGTCGTGCGGAATCAGCAGGTATTTCCACGGTTTGCCGTTGTTCGATGTGGTGAATGCGGTGGCATGAGCGCAAAAGAGCAACGCGGCGGCGGCTTTTTCGCGGACTTCGGGAGCGTCGAGTTCGTTGGCGGCTTTCGTTTCAATCATGCAGATCGCCTCAGCGGTTTCGGCAATAAAATCGGGTTCGTACAGCTTTGTGTTGTTGCTCCAGTAGATTCTGAACTGGTTCAGCGCCGGACGCAGCCATTTGATGATTTCGTCATCGTGTTCGAGCACGAAAGCAAAATCTTTCTCGGCTTTGGAGTCGAACTTGTACTCGAAGTGGCAGGCTTTCGTGAATCCACGATAGACATATTTCGGAATCGCACTGACCGGACTTACCGGATCGCGATAATCACGATAGCCGTTTTCGGCAAGAGCCGAGAAGTTCCACGGTTCGATTCTGACGAACGGCAACACGTTGGGTTCACGGTATTCCGGCTCGCCCATCCGGAAGTGTGCCCGCATCTGGTCGCAGATCTTGAGCGCGATGATTTTCCGGTACTGACGAACCAGCCAGCGCAACTTCTCTTTGTCATCGAGGCCCTCTTCGAGTTTGACAAGAGCCTGTCCGGCCAGCTTGTGCAGCAGGTCGGCGTTGCTGTCGTAATCGACCTCGGTGCAGCAGTCGAGCACTTCCGAAACAAGCTGGTTCTTCGGACTGTCCGGTTCGCCTGCTCCCTGCCGGACGCCGACCATATCGACCTCGTCGTTCCGGAGGTTCCGCCGGATGATCTCTTCGTCCATGAGCCGGAACTCGAAGCCCCGCGCCACGTCGAGATCGAACTCCTCGAACCAGACCGGCACCTCGCCCTGCACGAGATCGATCCGGGGAATATCGATGGTGTGCTTCAGAAACCCGGCAACCGTCTCTTCATAAATCGCCGCCGCCTCTTCGAGAATCTCCCCGGCAAAGACGTTGAGCTGGCCCCGGCCAAGATCGCTTTCGACCTTTTCCATGACGAGCTGCCGGATTTCCGGTTTCAGGCTATCGGCGCTGCCGGTAACACCTTGAGTGGTGCTGATGACGGGCAGCGCCCTGATGATCGCTTTGCGCGCATCGAGCGTCCGCGTGGCATTCCGTTGCTCTTCGACGTTCTGCATGGCGGCGATCTTCCGCTCCTCCTCCTGCACCTCGGCTTCGATGCGCGTGACGGAGGTAACGGGAACCGTTCGCGTCGCGAGATCATCGTTTGACAGCTCGATAACGCTGAACTTGTTGAGCACCGAATCGGGATTTTTCGCCGCTTCGATCACCTTGTCGAAGTTGTCGTGCGCGATGACCGTCAGCGTATCGACCTTTTTTTCGCCGGTACGCTCGCCGTTGTAGGGCAGGCGAAGCCCGCGCCCGATAGTCTGCTCGATCAGCACGGCGGCATTGGCCGCGCGCAGCGGCACGATGGTGTAGAGGTTGCGCACGTCCCACCCCTCCTTGAGCATGTTCACATGAACGACGATTTCGATGCCGTTGTCGCTCTCTTCCAGCTCGACGAACTGCCGCTCCACTTCGTCGTCCCTGCGGGTCGAGGAGTCGATCTGAAGCACCTTGTCGCTGAACTCGCCGTTGAAAAAGGCCGCCGACCGGAGGTACTCCGCCGTCTCCTGCGCATGGGCAATGTCGCGGCAGACCACGAGAATGAAGGGCTTGACCGCTTCGACGCCGTTGGTGCGGGCGTAAACTTCGATGGCGGTTTTGGTGTCCCAGTGGAGATTGACGGCGTCTTCGAGCTTGATGATCTCGATCTCTTTGTCGGAAAGTCCTTTGGGCTGGAAATTCCTGCGTGTGGCCACGGCGGGTTCCTTGACATAGCGCCCGTCCGACAGCGCTTTGGCCAGCGTGTATTCATAGACGACGTTCCGGAACGGGTTACCTTTTTCGTCGGTCGGCGTGGCGGTGAGTTCGAGGCCGAGCACCGGGTTCAGCTCGTTGATGGCGTTGCGCGAGGCGTCGGCATGGTAGCGGTGCGCCTCGTCCATGAGAATGACCAGATCGTCGAGACCGGAGAGGTACTCCCAGTAGGATTGGCCGAGGTATTCCGAGAGCCGTTTCATCCTCGGCAACTGCCCCTTCTCCTTGCCCCTCGTGGCGCTGGCGGCGTCGCGGTTGAACTTGGAGATGTTGAAGATGTTGATGCGGATTTCCTCTTCGCCGAACAGCGCCCCCTGCTGGGCGTAGTTGTCGCCGGTGATGATGACCGGGCGGTTGTGCACGAACTCCGAAATGCCGTTGAAGACGTACTTGGCGTAGTTGGGATTGCCGAAATCTTCGATCAGCTTTTCGTAGATGGTGAGGTTCGGCGCGAGCACGAAGAAGTTGCGGATGCCTTTGCGCAGATAGAGATACGCGATGCAGGCCCCCATGAGCCGCGTCTTGCCGACGCCGGTGGCGATGGAGAAGCAGAGCGAGGGAAAGGCCCGCTCGAAGTCGGTGCAGGTGGCGTAGCGTTCTGAAACCACTTCCAGCGCATCCGCCAGATTGGCCTCCTTTTGCAGCGGCAGCAGGTCGGCAAGTTCGGCCACGATGTCGAGCGCTTCCCGGAGCGGCTGGCGCAGCGAGAGGCGCTGCTTGATGTATGAAGCCTTCTGGTTCATGGGGGTATCAGTCGAAAAGATTGGTTTGCACGGATCGCGCCGGAGCGTCGTTTTCAGGGAGTTCGTCCGGCTCATCGGCGAGTTCATCGGGCGATTCTTCAACCGGAACCTGCACGATGTTCAGGCTGTAATCTTCGCGGCCAAACTCGCAGCGCCCGAGCAGCATGTGGGGGATTTTTTTGATGGAGATGTTGGCGTGGCGGTTCCGGCACTCACGCTGAAACGCCTTGCAGGCGATGAGCAGGCTCTCTTCGGGCTGCATTTCATCGTGGATTCCGTCGAGCATTTCGGCGGTGAGAAAGGCGGTCGTGGTGAAGAGGAAATCCTTTTCGCTGCTCCGCGCCTGCTTCCAGTAAACCAGCTCGTCCGGCTGATAGCGGAACCCCTCTTGCTTGGCCATTGCGGCGGCAAGCATGTCGGGGTTGTACTCCTTGCTGATGATCCAGTTGCCGTACTTGTCGCGATTGAGCAGCGACGGCGCGAGGGTGAAGTACCGGAACCCGCCGCCACCCTGCCAGCCGACCGCCTTGCTGATGCCGCCCTGATCCGAGCCGTCAACCACCTTTTTCAACCGCGGCTGGCAATGCGTCCTGGCATGGTCGCCAAGCTCGATCCCGATATACCGCCGCCCCATCTTCTGCGCCACAGCAGCAGTCGTGCCGGAACCGAGGAAAGAGTCAAGGACAAGGTCGTTCTGATTGGTAGATAAAGTGATAATTCTATGAAGAAGCCTTTCTGGCTTTGGAGTAGCAAACGCGGTATCTGCGCCAAACAAATCATTTATTTCTTTTTTTGCTTCCTGATTGTGTCCAACCTCGGCATTACTCCACCAAGACCATGCTCTAACGCCTTCATGTTCGCTTAAAAAATTCTTGGTTCGAGGTCTTGATTTACCGTCTTTTCCAAACCACACGCGATTATCACCTACCAGCCTCAGAAACTCACTTTCTATATTTGCCCAGCAACGTCCTGGCGGGGGTTCGTATTCGACTCCTGCCGAAGTCGTAAGTTTATACATTTGATTCGGTCGCCAACCTTGCGCTGTAAAGTCTGTAGAAGTCCAAGGGCCGCGCGGGTCATTATCTGGATTCTTGAATTGTGCTGATTGGGAAGCGTTAAGTGGTACTCGATTTAATGCAAACTTAGGGCTGCTTTTCGAGTAAAGCAATACATGGTCGTGGGCGTCTCCGATATATAGTCTTGCATCTGGTGATGTCCTTTTTTGCCAAATAACATTCGCGACAAAATTCCTCCTTCCGAAAATCTCATCCATCACAACCTTCAGATAATGCGCCTCATTATCGTCAATCGTCACCCAGATCGAACCATCCTCTGAAAGCAGCTCCCGCAAAATCCTCAATCGTGGAACCATCAGATTCAACCACTGGCTGTGCTCCAGCCCGTCGTCGTAATGCTCGAACGCGCTGCCGGTGTTGTACGGCGGATCGATGAAAATGCACTTGACCTTCCCGGCGAAATCCTGTTCGAGCGCTTTGAGGGCGAGCAGGTTGTCGCCCTGAATCAGCATGTTGCCGGTCGTGGGATCGCCGTAGCTGAGTTCCGGCTGCTCGATGAGAATCCTCGGTTCGAGCTTCGGCTCCTCGCCCTTGCCAATCCAGGTCAGTTCGAGCTTCTGTTTCTGCTGCGGTTTCATTCCTGCTCTCCGCTGTTCAATTCAATCTTTTTGAAAAATCCAAAAGTATGCCCAACGCTGTCGTGAATCACGCCGAGCTTCGCCATCCGCCCGGCAACAATGGCCGGATGCGTACCAATCTCCGCGGCGAACCGCTCGAAATCCTCCTTGACGAACAGAGGAGTTTCAAGCATCCGCCGCTCATCCTTCCTGCTGACAAGATAATCGGCAGCCCAAGCGTCGGCCTCATCCTCCTTCTTTTTGCCGTCACACGAATAGTCCGTTCCCTCGATAAACACATCCCTCTTGTTGTGCTTCAGAATATGGGCGGCTTCATGGAAAAAGGTGAACCAGAAAATATCGTTGCGGTTGAAACGGCCGGAAAGCTGAATCAGCGGCGTGCCGTTCAACCAGCGGGTCGAGCCGTTCAGCGGCGCTTTTTGCAGGCAGGGCGTGAACACCACCTTGACCCCGGCCCGGAGGCAACGCTCCTGCAACCCGGCAAGAAAACCCTCATTCATCACCACAAGTGTCGATTTTATATCGAGCAACGCCTCCTCGAACGCCTTTTTATCGTACGCCGCCGCTTGCAGCGACTCCGCCTGCCGCTCCCCCTGCCGGAGCCACGCAGCCATCGCGTAGGGATCCTTGCTGCACTTCTCGCTCATGCGATACGCCGTGGCGTACAACTGCCTGTGGCAGACGCGCTCATATACCTCTGGAGAAGCCACATTGAAAAAAGCGAGCAACGCCTGCGCTGTACTGACGACTCCATCCTCGAAACTGATCCAGCCAAGCTTCTTCATGGCTGCGAGCGGGAACTGTTTGGCCCACGCCTCCTTTTCCAGCAGCGCTTCCGCCGCATCGACCTCAGCGAGCCGCAAACGGTAGCTCCGTTCGAGGTTCATCCAGAAATCGGCAGGAATGCCGACAACCCGTTCGAGCTGGATCGCCGTTTCTGAGGTAATTTCGGACTTGCCTTTTATGATTTCGTTGATCGTTTTTTTCGGCCTGCCCATGCGGGCAGCCAGTTCGGCCTGGCTCATGCCGGTGTATTCAAGCTGCTCGGCAAGCGTATCACCGGGGCATGAAATGACTTCACGCGCAATGGCGATATCCTCTTTCGTTCGGTAAACATTCTTCATGGTTGGTGCAGTATCAATGGTAATCGACAGCGATTTCAGTAATAACGATGGCGGTTACCAGCTTCCAGTCAAGTCCGCCATCCGCCTTTTCAGGAAGCGGGTCATGATCGGGTTCAAAAACAATTCGATGATTCGGGGAGATATCTACAGCAAGTTTACCGGCCCTGTCAACATGAAGCTCATGGCAACGAAGTCCGTTCAGATGGATGAGCTTTTCAAGATTCGATGCAGCCGAAAACTGCTGAAGCCGGATATCCACTTTTTTGGCCATCTTGCCATAGTGCCGCTGCATCGCCTTCGGGCACTCGACACTTTTCTCCAGCTTTTTGGTGTGGTAACGAATGTTCATCGGCAATGTAACATATCGAAGAGAGAAAATCTATTATTCGTTAACCTTTTGGGTTAATTAAAATCAGAAGATCAGTAAAAGGCACCTCTTCACTCAACGGAAGAAATGAGGTAAGCATCGACCTGACTGGGTTTCTGATGGACTTTCGTAACACGAAACGGTGACAAGCTGCGAGAAACCGGATCGAAATCGTTTGAGCGCCGCTTCCCGGTTATTACTCCGATAACAAAAGATCGCAATCTCCGCCATTGAAAGATATTGGGCTAAAGCCCTGATTTGTTTTGGTTTATCCACATACCCCGGACTGAAGTCCGGGGCAATTGTTTAAGATTTTAATGGCTGGAGCAATAAATTTATATTCAAAAAAACACACGAAAAAATAACGTAACAAATAAATACCGCACTCAAAACAGCCTGCCGATATGTGAGCAAAGCAACGAGGTTCCCGCCCTGACAAATCATCCTTCGAGTTCATATATTTCATTGGATAAACTCGATAATAACCTGCGCCATCATGACATCGCTTCCGAAAACCACTCCTCTCCACCTCGCCACCGTCGGCGATCCGGCGTTGCCGAAGATCGTGTTTCTGCACGGCTTCCTCGGATCGGGAAGCGACTGGCTTCCGTTCGCCCGCAAGCTTGAGGAGCGCTTTTGCAGCATCCTCGTCGATCTGCCGGGGCATGGCGAAGCGGCGATTCCGGCGGACGGAGAGGCGGACGGATTTTTCATGCGCACGGTCGATGCGCTGGCGGGCGAAGTTCGGCGACTGAGCGCCGGGCCGTGCGTGCTGGTCGGCTATTCGATGGGCGGGCGGATCGGGAAAAATGTATCAACTTTTCGGGGATGAAATGGATCGGTTGATTGAAGAAATAAACGAGGAGTTAGTGGCATGAGGCTTTTGGGAATCCCCCTCGGTCCCCCTTTTTCAAAGGGGAAGGGTGCAGGAGTGGCTATACTCCCCCCGTCCAAAAAGGAGGAGGGTAGAGGATAGAGGCTGCATCCCCCCTCAGAAAGGGGGGCAGGGAGGATTTTCGACAATATGCCAATGTTGAATCCCCCCCCTTTGAAAAAGGGGGGCAAGGGGGGATTAAAAGGGATCGAGGGGAATTCAGCGAAAAGGATGGAAGCTGAACGAAAATGCAAAAACGATGGAAGCGTACAACAAAAAACTCAAAGAGCCATCACGAAGATTGCGCTGCGAAATGACCGATGCAGAGCAGCATCTATGGGGGCGTCTGCGTCGAAAGCAGATACATGGCGTGCAGTTCAACAGACAGAAACCGATTCTTGACTACATTGTCGATTTCTACTGCGCAAAAGCAAAGCTGGTGATTGAACTGGACGGCAGTCAACATTATGAATCCGAACATCGAGAGAAAGACCGGGTTCGGGATGAGACATTGGCGGAGTTGGGGTTGCTTGTGCTGCGTTACGACAACCGGCAAGCACTGTTGGAGACTGAGGCGGTGCTTGAGGATATTTATGCGAAAGTGGAAGAACGTTTAGGAATCCCCCTGGCCCCCCTTTTTCTAAGGGGGAGGCGTGTAGCCCCTCCTTTTTTCCAAGGGGGAGGCGTGTAGCCCCTCCTTACCCTCCCCCTTTGAAAAAGGGGGATCGAGGGGGATTAAAAAATGGAGCATTTCCAAGTTGACAATGAGTCTGTAATCCCGCTGCCCCCTTTTTTTAAGGTGGAATGCCGCAAGCCAAGGGACAAGCGCCCAGTCAACAGGCAGAGCCAAAACGGATAGCCAACAATACAACACAGACGCACCATCATGTCGCCTGCTTCACACATGATCCCCCTCCACCTCGCCACCGTCGGCGACCCGGCGTTGCCGAAGATCGTGTTTCTGCACGGCTTCCTCGGATCGGGAAGCGACTGGCTTCCGTTCGCCCGCAAGCTTGAGGAGCGCTTTTGCAGCATCCTCGTCGATCTGCCGGGGCATGGCGAAGCGGCGATTCCGGCGGACGGAGAGGCGGACGGATTTTTCATGCGGACGGTCGAGACGCTGGCGGGCGAGATTCGGCGGTTGAGCGCCGGGCCGTGCGTGCTGGTCGGCTATTCGATGGGCGGGCGGATCGGGCTGGCGCTGGCGTTGCGGCACCCGGAGCTGTTCTCGAAAGCGGTGATCGTCTCCTCGTCACCGGGATTGCGGACGGAGGAGGAGCGGGTGGCGCGGCGCAAGAGCGACGAGGGCGTCGCCCGCAAGATCGAGCGGAATTTCGAGGGGTTCATCGAATTCTGGTACAGCCAGCCGCTCTTCGCGACGCTGAAAAGCCATACTCTCTTCCGCGAGGTCGAGGCGCAACGCAAGCAGGGAGCGCCGCAAAATCTCGCCCGCGCGCTGCGTCTGCTCGGTACGGGCAACCAGCCGTCATTCTGGAACGAACTGCCCGGCAACCGCCTGCCGATGCTCTTCTGCGTCGGCGAAAAGGATGCGAAATACGTAGAGGTCGGGCGTCACATTGCGGAGCTGTGCCCCGAATCGCGCCTCGAATTCTTCGCCGGATGCGGCCACACGCTGCACATCGAGGAGCCGGAACGGTTTCTGGCGAGCGTGGAGCGGTTTGTGGATCAGTGGTAATCGTCTTCACGCTGATGCCGGACGGCAAGCACGGTAACGCTCTGTTGGCCGTCGATCTCGAACAGCATGACATAGCCCGATTGGCCGAACGGAATGAGCAGCTCGCGAAGAAATGGATTGTCCGCAACTGCTTTCCGGCAACTGAACGGGAAGTCGCGCAACAGGTCAATCGCCTTTCTCAGTGCGGTCAGAGCCTGTTCGGCTGCGAGCATATCTTCTTGCAGAAGAAAGGAGTAGAGGCGAAGAAGGTCATCTTCGGCTTCAGGGGTAAAGCGAACGTTGAAGCTCATGAGCGCTGTTCTTTCACCTCGTTCAGCATCAGCTCCAGCCTGTCGAGAACCGCCCCGGCATCAACATACTCACCAGTCTGACGGGCGTGATCCCGCGAAGCGAGGCCGCGAGCGATAAACTCCTTCTGGCTAAGCCGCCGCTCGATGTTCGCCCTGAGCGAAGCCTCGATGAATGCGGAGAGCGTTTCGCCTTCACGTAAAACCTCTTCCGCCGCTTTGCGAAGCTCCGGCTCGACCCGCAGCGATGGTAACGATGCGCTTTTCATGACAGTCGTGGTTTGATAGTATTGCGTTGCATTTGCAATGCAAATTAGCGATTCAGCGGCGAACATGCAATCGCCAGTTGGCGCACGTCATGCGCATCATCCACTTTCTATGCTGAATCGGAGGGCGGACACACAGCTCCGCGCCTACGGAAGATTACTCCAAACATTCCTCCCTTCCCTGCAACTTCATCCAATCGTCCGGGTTTTGTTGTTGTTCTGGTCGAGGGTGCTGAGGTGTGGAATGCAGAAGCCGGAGGTGGTGTTTTCGAGCTGCCGGATGAGCCTGCGGGCGCTCTCGCCGTCGAGCGTGAAGTGCCGGTTTCCGGGCGAAACGATGCCCCAGGTCGCGTAGTAGGGAATAGTGCGGTGCTGTACCAGCTTTTCATACAACGTTCTGAGCGTCTCCGCGTCGTCGTTGAGGCCCCTGAGAATCGGCCCCTGCTGAAGCAGCACGATTCCGGCGTCGGAGAGACGGTCGAGTACGCTGCACGTTTCGTCGTTCAGCTCTCTCGGGTGAATGAAGGAGGTGATCAGGATGAGCGGTT
This genomic window from Chlorobaculum limnaeum contains:
- the menH gene encoding 2-succinyl-6-hydroxy-2,4-cyclohexadiene-1-carboxylate synthase; its protein translation is MSPASHMIPLHLATVGDPALPKIVFLHGFLGSGSDWLPFARKLEERFCSILVDLPGHGEAAIPADGEADGFFMRTVETLAGEIRRLSAGPCVLVGYSMGGRIGLALALRHPELFSKAVIVSSSPGLRTEEERVARRKSDEGVARKIERNFEGFIEFWYSQPLFATLKSHTLFREVEAQRKQGAPQNLARALRLLGTGNQPSFWNELPGNRLPMLFCVGEKDAKYVEVGRHIAELCPESRLEFFAGCGHTLHIEEPERFLASVERFVDQW
- a CDS encoding type II toxin-antitoxin system RelE/ParE family toxin; amino-acid sequence: MSFNVRFTPEAEDDLLRLYSFLLQEDMLAAEQALTALRKAIDLLRDFPFSCRKAVADNPFLRELLIPFGQSGYVMLFEIDGQQSVTVLAVRHQREDDYH
- a CDS encoding YlcI/YnfO family protein, translated to MKSASLPSLRVEPELRKAAEEVLREGETLSAFIEASLRANIERRLSQKEFIARGLASRDHARQTGEYVDAGAVLDRLELMLNEVKEQRS